A region from the Gloeocapsa sp. PCC 73106 genome encodes:
- a CDS encoding shikimate dehydrogenase, protein MEIITGKTKLLGVIGDPIEHSLSPVMHNAAIKALGLDYVYVPFAVKSADLGGAIAGLQAINCQGFNVTIPHKQAIIPFLREISPLAQMVGATNTVWREATHWQGTNTDVEGFLAPLREIERPWHEIKPLVLGYGGAARAVVVALKRLGCPEIRVVGRNLQKLADFAANWSEITSYDSSCLPELLPETELLINTTPVGMYPDTDASPIESSLIGLIQPGAIVYDLIYIPNPTKLLLETQKQGVIALDGLEMLVNQGAIALGIWLQRPLPVEIMRQSLKDYLGL, encoded by the coding sequence ATGGAGATAATTACGGGTAAAACCAAACTTTTAGGAGTAATAGGAGATCCGATTGAGCATTCCCTGTCACCGGTGATGCACAACGCGGCGATTAAAGCCCTAGGATTAGATTATGTATACGTTCCTTTTGCTGTTAAATCTGCCGACTTAGGAGGGGCGATCGCTGGGTTACAAGCTATTAACTGTCAGGGTTTTAACGTCACTATTCCCCATAAACAAGCCATAATCCCTTTTTTGAGGGAAATTTCTCCCCTCGCGCAAATGGTAGGCGCTACTAACACCGTTTGGCGTGAGGCTACGCATTGGCAGGGTACTAATACCGACGTAGAGGGGTTTCTTGCCCCTTTGAGAGAGATTGAGCGTCCTTGGCACGAAATTAAGCCTCTGGTGCTCGGTTATGGTGGCGCAGCTAGAGCGGTTGTAGTCGCTTTAAAGCGTTTGGGTTGTCCAGAAATTAGGGTAGTTGGTCGTAATTTGCAGAAATTAGCAGATTTTGCCGCTAATTGGTCCGAAATAACCTCCTATGATTCTTCCTGTCTCCCTGAACTCTTACCAGAAACCGAACTATTGATTAATACTACTCCCGTGGGGATGTATCCTGACACCGATGCAAGTCCAATAGAATCTAGCTTAATCGGGTTGATACAACCGGGGGCGATCGTCTATGATTTAATTTATATACCTAACCCCACCAAGCTACTGTTAGAAACTCAAAAACAAGGTGTGATCGCTTTAGATGGTTTGGAAATGTTGGTCAATCAGGGAGCGATCGCCTTAGGAATCTGGTTACAACGCCCTCTTCCCGTGGAAATTATGCGTCAATCCCTTAAAGATTATC